A genomic window from Streptomyces brevispora includes:
- a CDS encoding response regulator, with protein sequence MTIRVLVAEDQSAVRAGLVLILGSAPDIEVVGEARDGEEAVRLARELRPDLVLMDIQMPKLDGVSATKQVVAERLADVLVLTTFDLDEYVFGALRAGASGFLLKDTEAHGLLEAVRTVARGEGLIAPAVTRRLIAEFAGAAPVRPSETADRSVLAPLTRREREVLGCLGEGLSNAEVAVRLSMAEATVKTHVSRLLGKLKLRSRAQAAVLAQELGL encoded by the coding sequence ATGACCATCCGGGTACTGGTGGCCGAGGACCAGTCGGCGGTGCGCGCTGGGCTGGTGCTCATCCTGGGCAGCGCACCGGACATCGAGGTCGTCGGGGAGGCCCGCGACGGGGAGGAGGCGGTGCGGCTGGCCCGCGAACTGCGCCCGGACCTGGTATTGATGGACATTCAGATGCCCAAACTGGACGGGGTGTCGGCGACGAAGCAGGTGGTCGCGGAGCGGCTGGCGGATGTGCTGGTGCTGACGACCTTCGATCTGGACGAGTACGTCTTCGGCGCGCTGCGGGCCGGGGCGTCGGGCTTCCTGCTGAAGGACACCGAGGCCCACGGCCTGCTCGAAGCGGTACGCACGGTGGCGCGCGGCGAGGGCCTGATCGCCCCGGCGGTGACGCGCCGGCTGATCGCGGAGTTCGCCGGTGCCGCCCCCGTACGGCCATCGGAAACCGCGGACAGGTCGGTGCTCGCCCCCCTCACGCGGCGCGAGCGCGAAGTGCTCGGCTGCCTCGGCGAGGGCCTGTCGAACGCCGAGGTCGCGGTGCGGCTGTCCATGGCGGAAGCGACGGTGAAGACGCACGTCAGCAGGCTGCTGGGGAAGCTGAAGCTTCGCAGCCGGGCCCAGGCGGCGGTACTGGCCCAGGAGTTGGGCCTCTGA
- a CDS encoding sensor histidine kinase — protein MLSHPRPHRDDALIAVGGLLGGVVLWLLGLHMQTGRPLDAPGIELVPLAVMSALALLRRSAPRTALIIGTLALVMDQFTAGNLATLLLYTDVMYAAVLYGSPAAARRIPVTTFLITVTITIGFLAWFRTAEALLIGIVTGLVSFVPALTGVSVRNHRDAAEAERLRADQTALLAEMDRAQAVTAERARMARELHDMVANHLSAIAIHSTAALSIDDPETSRNALGVIRENSVDGLAEMRRLIGLLRTGGAAPEPSISPTLGSLVALVEQHRTNAASSGLTCVLEDSRNEPGPLPAPVELAAYRIVQESLTNTLKHAGPGPVTVRLGQAGPRLTVEVTSALGNRPGPRAPGSGTGLVGMRERVALLGGAIEAGPVSTANGTKIWRVRAELPVEEGSVRT, from the coding sequence GTGCTCTCTCATCCCCGCCCCCACCGGGACGACGCCCTCATCGCGGTCGGCGGTCTGCTCGGCGGAGTGGTGCTGTGGCTGCTCGGTCTGCACATGCAGACCGGCCGCCCCCTCGACGCCCCGGGGATCGAGCTGGTCCCGCTCGCCGTGATGTCGGCACTGGCGCTGCTGCGCAGAAGCGCGCCGCGGACCGCCCTGATCATCGGCACCCTGGCGCTGGTCATGGACCAGTTCACGGCCGGGAACCTGGCCACCCTGCTGCTGTACACCGACGTCATGTACGCGGCCGTGCTGTACGGCAGCCCGGCGGCAGCCCGGCGGATCCCGGTGACCACCTTCCTGATCACGGTCACGATCACGATCGGCTTCCTGGCGTGGTTCCGCACCGCCGAGGCGCTGCTCATCGGCATCGTCACGGGACTGGTCTCGTTCGTGCCCGCCCTCACCGGCGTCAGCGTGCGCAACCACCGCGATGCCGCCGAAGCCGAGCGGCTGCGCGCCGATCAGACGGCTCTGCTGGCCGAGATGGACCGGGCGCAGGCGGTGACCGCCGAACGGGCCCGGATGGCACGCGAGTTGCACGACATGGTGGCCAACCACCTCTCCGCGATCGCCATCCACTCCACCGCCGCGCTCTCCATCGACGACCCGGAGACGTCCCGGAACGCCCTGGGGGTCATCCGGGAGAACAGCGTCGACGGTCTGGCCGAAATGCGCCGTCTGATCGGGCTGTTGCGTACCGGTGGGGCCGCTCCGGAGCCCAGTATCTCGCCCACGCTCGGCTCGCTGGTCGCCCTGGTCGAGCAGCACCGTACGAACGCCGCGTCCAGCGGGCTCACATGTGTGCTGGAGGACTCCCGCAACGAGCCCGGTCCGCTGCCGGCACCGGTCGAGTTGGCCGCGTACCGGATCGTCCAGGAGTCCCTCACGAACACGCTCAAGCACGCCGGGCCCGGCCCGGTCACGGTCCGGCTGGGGCAGGCGGGGCCGCGGCTGACGGTGGAGGTCACCAGTGCCCTCGGGAACCGGCCGGGACCGCGTGCTCCCGGTTCGGGGACCGGGCTGGTCGGGATGCGGGAGCGGGTGGCACTGCTCGGCGGGGCGATCGAGGCGGGACCGGTGTCCACCGCGAACGGGACGAAGATCTGGCGGGTACGGGCCGAACTGCCCGTCGAGGAAGGGAGCGTGAGGACATGA
- a CDS encoding cob(I)yrinic acid a,c-diamide adenosyltransferase, with protein sequence MVNLTRIYTRTGDQGTTALGDMSRTAKTDLRISAYADSNEANAVIGTAIALGQLTEDVVKVLVRVQNDLFDVGADLSTPVVEEPKYPPLRVEQFYVDKLEADCDHFLEQVEKLRSFILPGGTPGAALLHQACTVVRRAERSTWAAFEVHGEVMNPLTATYLNRLSDLLFILARVANKEVGDVLWVPGGER encoded by the coding sequence ATGGTCAATCTGACACGTATCTACACCCGCACCGGCGACCAGGGCACCACCGCCCTCGGCGACATGAGCCGGACCGCCAAGACCGATCTGCGGATCTCCGCCTACGCCGACAGCAACGAGGCCAACGCGGTCATCGGCACGGCGATCGCGCTCGGGCAGCTCACCGAGGACGTCGTGAAGGTCCTCGTCCGGGTACAGAACGACCTGTTCGACGTGGGCGCCGACCTGTCGACGCCGGTCGTCGAGGAACCGAAGTACCCGCCGCTGCGGGTCGAGCAGTTCTACGTCGACAAGCTGGAGGCGGACTGCGACCACTTCCTGGAGCAGGTGGAGAAGCTCCGCAGCTTCATCCTGCCCGGCGGCACCCCGGGCGCGGCGCTGCTGCACCAGGCGTGCACGGTGGTGCGGCGCGCGGAGCGGTCCACCTGGGCGGCGTTCGAGGTGCACGGCGAGGTGATGAACCCGCTGACGGCGACGTATCTCAACCGGCTCTCCGACCTGCTGTTCATCCTCGCCCGGGTGGCGAACAAGGAGGTCGGCGACGTGCTGTGGGTACCGGGCGGCGAACGGTAG
- a CDS encoding 3-hydroxyacyl-CoA dehydrogenase family protein, which yields MARKLAVIGAGLMGSGIAQVSAQAGWDVVLRDVTDAALTRGRDGIKTSYDKFVSKGKLAASDAESALARITTTTDLDAVADADIVVEAVFEKLEVKHEIFRALDKIVRDDTVLASNTSAIPITKIAAVTERPERVVGVHFFSPVPMMQLCELVRGYKTSDETLATAREFAESVGKTCIVVNRDVAGFVTTRLISALVVEAAKLYESGVASAEDIDTACKLGFGHAMGPLATADLTGVDILLHATGNIYTESQDEKFAAPELMRRMVDAGDIGRKSGQGFYTY from the coding sequence GTGGCCAGGAAGCTCGCCGTCATCGGAGCCGGACTCATGGGGTCCGGTATCGCGCAGGTCTCCGCCCAGGCGGGCTGGGACGTCGTGCTGCGCGATGTCACCGACGCGGCGCTGACCCGTGGCCGTGACGGCATCAAGACCTCCTACGACAAGTTCGTCTCCAAGGGCAAGCTCGCGGCGTCCGACGCCGAGTCCGCGCTCGCTCGCATCACCACGACCACCGATCTCGACGCGGTCGCCGACGCGGACATCGTCGTCGAGGCGGTCTTCGAGAAGCTGGAGGTGAAGCACGAGATCTTCCGGGCCCTCGACAAGATCGTCCGGGACGACACCGTGCTCGCCTCCAACACCTCCGCCATCCCGATCACCAAGATCGCGGCCGTGACGGAGCGCCCGGAGCGCGTCGTCGGTGTGCACTTCTTCTCGCCGGTCCCGATGATGCAGCTCTGCGAGCTCGTACGCGGCTACAAGACGAGCGACGAAACCCTCGCCACCGCACGGGAGTTCGCCGAGTCGGTCGGCAAGACCTGCATCGTGGTCAACCGTGACGTGGCCGGCTTCGTCACCACCCGGCTGATCTCGGCGCTGGTCGTCGAGGCCGCCAAGCTGTACGAGTCGGGCGTCGCCTCGGCGGAGGACATCGACACCGCGTGCAAGCTGGGTTTCGGCCACGCCATGGGGCCGCTCGCCACCGCGGACCTGACCGGCGTCGACATCCTGCTGCACGCCACCGGCAACATCTACACCGAGTCCCAGGACGAGAAGTTCGCCGCACCGGAGCTGATGCGCCGAATGGTCGATGCAGGTGACATCGGCCGCAAGAGCGGGCAGGGCTTCTACACCTACTGA
- a CDS encoding STAS domain-containing protein — translation MHIRGDHAKLVVGGRLDVRSAADARTVLHSALDDGVGDLVLDLTELDSWDATGLGVIMGAHRRAGRAGRRLVLRGVPPQMQRLLVATRLHRILAIEGGIAADSLPRV, via the coding sequence ATGCACATCAGGGGCGACCACGCCAAGCTGGTCGTCGGGGGCCGCCTCGACGTCCGAAGCGCGGCGGACGCCCGTACGGTCCTGCACTCGGCCCTCGACGACGGCGTCGGCGATCTGGTGCTGGACCTGACCGAGCTCGATTCATGGGACGCCACCGGACTCGGCGTCATCATGGGCGCGCACAGACGGGCCGGACGGGCCGGGCGGCGGCTGGTGCTCCGCGGCGTGCCACCGCAGATGCAACGCCTTCTGGTGGCCACCAGACTGCACCGCATCCTGGCCATCGAGGGCGGAATCGCCGCAGACTCCCTGCCACGCGTCTGA
- a CDS encoding ATP-binding protein: MDPIHRGPEEYGHDRNGSAQDAGRRRTSRDPLTPDFGQQTPQQIRIVPVISGDLLLTVNPVDGSEVELCPPGEQPAEPVRRTPAGRADHERATAPPVPPGLPVLQLPLLQRADERERLVRLLARGRSVRLTGPAGSGRTALLDAVAADCAQLAPDGVVRLSGHKRTVTDLLYGLFEAVHDAPLHRPDRALLLEKLRATGAVVVLDDLEFGGAALDELLDATPECAFLFAATPDIDAPGADSHLDEVSLAGLDRGASVDLMERVVERPLSEEEANWAGDLWFESEGLPLRFVQAGALLRQRDLLRTDSTAYDEYGYLDNRPADAPLPAEAPDVPLPSLGEGAAPAALLASRLSGAARDTLRFAVALGGEVPHQAHLPALVGDTHADAALGELAGCGLLSPAGSRYRLAAGVVAQLEAAGYGDDATSRARTAAQHYAWWAGHPSVTSARAVAEADAIVAAMTQLVPGDGAGQTSVAVLLARSASPTFAAGLHWSAWEKSLRIGQEAARIAGEVAEEAYFHHELGVLALCTGNPERARAELETSISMRGALADKSGAVAGRRALALVEDRSGVVAGRTPVDEEIPANRFEASSPGGPTVALPVSTPWPSAADTAVLPRQTAPKGAPKGAPKGAPKGAPGGRFAVLGGARRNLVAASAGVLLAGVLGTVVTLGLTSSSDPQSDPGDSTEQSVSEGDDSENELPADEPTDDPVPSAQASSATASTPGPTGSEAAPTGSVSPSRGTSEPRESSSSPDKPPVDRPSSPSGKPSDPPKPTKSDTPRPTTSPSSSPPETSESPSPTEPVTEEPGLPNSSDSASGPSGAMSTGTAVSGGPAPSPSVA; the protein is encoded by the coding sequence ATGGACCCGATACACCGGGGGCCGGAAGAGTACGGCCACGACAGGAACGGCTCCGCGCAGGACGCCGGCCGACGGCGCACTTCCCGCGATCCGCTGACTCCTGATTTCGGTCAGCAAACACCGCAACAGATACGCATCGTCCCCGTCATATCGGGTGACCTCCTGCTCACGGTCAACCCGGTCGACGGCAGCGAGGTCGAACTGTGCCCGCCGGGCGAGCAGCCCGCCGAACCGGTCCGGCGCACCCCCGCCGGACGCGCCGACCACGAACGGGCCACCGCGCCCCCTGTGCCGCCCGGCCTGCCCGTCCTCCAGCTGCCCCTCCTGCAGCGCGCGGACGAACGCGAGCGACTGGTACGCCTGCTGGCCCGCGGCCGCTCCGTACGGCTCACCGGACCGGCCGGATCCGGCCGGACCGCGCTCCTCGACGCCGTCGCCGCCGACTGCGCGCAACTCGCACCGGACGGAGTCGTACGGCTCAGCGGCCACAAGCGAACCGTCACCGACCTGCTGTACGGACTCTTCGAGGCCGTCCACGACGCGCCGCTGCACCGCCCGGACCGGGCGCTGCTGCTGGAGAAGCTGCGCGCCACCGGCGCCGTCGTCGTCCTGGACGACCTGGAGTTCGGCGGCGCCGCGCTGGACGAGCTGCTCGACGCGACGCCCGAATGCGCCTTCCTGTTCGCCGCGACACCCGACATCGACGCCCCCGGCGCCGACTCCCACCTCGATGAGGTCTCCCTCGCCGGACTGGACCGCGGCGCCTCGGTCGACCTGATGGAACGGGTGGTCGAGCGGCCGCTCTCCGAGGAGGAGGCCAACTGGGCGGGCGACCTCTGGTTCGAGTCCGAGGGCCTGCCGCTGCGCTTCGTCCAGGCGGGCGCCCTGCTGCGCCAGCGCGATCTGCTGCGCACCGACTCCACCGCGTACGACGAGTACGGCTACCTCGACAACAGGCCCGCCGATGCGCCGCTGCCTGCCGAGGCCCCCGACGTGCCGCTGCCCAGCCTCGGTGAGGGCGCCGCGCCCGCCGCGCTGCTCGCCTCGCGGCTGAGCGGGGCCGCGCGCGACACCCTGCGCTTCGCGGTCGCGCTCGGCGGCGAGGTGCCGCACCAGGCGCATCTGCCGGCGCTCGTGGGGGACACCCACGCCGATGCCGCACTCGGCGAACTGGCCGGCTGCGGACTGCTCTCCCCGGCCGGGTCCCGCTACCGGCTGGCCGCCGGTGTGGTCGCCCAGCTGGAGGCCGCCGGATACGGCGACGACGCCACGAGCCGGGCCCGTACGGCGGCCCAGCACTACGCCTGGTGGGCCGGGCACCCCTCGGTCACCTCCGCACGGGCGGTCGCCGAGGCCGACGCGATCGTCGCGGCGATGACGCAGCTGGTGCCGGGGGACGGGGCCGGACAGACCAGCGTTGCCGTGCTGCTGGCCCGCAGCGCCTCGCCGACCTTCGCGGCCGGGCTGCACTGGAGCGCCTGGGAGAAGTCCCTGCGGATCGGCCAGGAGGCGGCCCGGATCGCCGGCGAGGTCGCCGAAGAGGCCTACTTCCACCACGAGTTGGGCGTACTCGCGCTCTGCACCGGCAATCCGGAGCGGGCCAGGGCCGAGCTGGAGACCTCCATCAGCATGCGCGGGGCGCTCGCCGACAAGTCGGGTGCGGTGGCCGGGCGCCGGGCACTCGCCCTGGTCGAGGACCGCTCCGGTGTGGTGGCGGGCCGTACTCCGGTGGACGAGGAGATACCGGCGAACCGCTTCGAGGCGTCGTCGCCCGGTGGCCCGACGGTCGCGCTGCCGGTCTCGACGCCGTGGCCGTCCGCGGCCGACACCGCCGTCCTGCCCCGGCAGACCGCTCCGAAGGGCGCTCCGAAGGGCGCTCCGAAGGGCGCTCCGAAGGGCGCGCCGGGTGGCCGCTTCGCGGTCCTGGGCGGGGCGCGGCGCAATCTGGTCGCCGCGAGTGCGGGTGTGCTGCTGGCAGGCGTGCTCGGCACGGTGGTGACGCTCGGGCTGACGTCGAGCAGTGATCCGCAGAGTGACCCCGGTGACTCGACCGAGCAGTCGGTGAGCGAGGGCGACGACAGCGAGAACGAACTCCCGGCCGACGAGCCGACGGACGATCCGGTTCCGTCCGCCCAGGCATCCAGCGCCACGGCGTCGACGCCCGGGCCGACGGGGAGCGAGGCCGCGCCCACCGGGAGCGTGAGTCCGTCCCGGGGGACGAGCGAACCGCGGGAGAGCTCGTCGTCCCCGGACAAGCCGCCCGTCGATCGCCCGTCGAGTCCTTCGGGCAAGCCGTCCGATCCGCCCAAGCCGACGAAGTCGGACACGCCGCGGCCGACGACGAGTCCGTCGTCGAGCCCGCCGGAGACGAGTGAGAGCCCGTCGCCCACGGAGCCCGTGACGGAGGAGCCGGGTCTGCCCAATTCGTCGGACTCGGCGAGTGGGCCGTCGGGGGCGATGAGTACGGGTACGGCGGTGTCCGGGGGGCCCGCACCGAGCCCGTCGGTGGCCTGA
- the nucS gene encoding endonuclease NucS, translating into MRLVIARCSVDYAGRLTAHLPSAPRLILVKADGSVSIHADDRAYKPLNWMSPPCTLKEGADDTEGVWTVVNKAGEKLIITMEEILHDSSHELGVDPGLIKDGVEAHLQELLADRIETLGEGYTLIRREYFTAIGPVDILCRDADGQTVAVELKRRGDIDGVEQLTRYLELLNRDPHLAPVKGIFAAQEIKPQARVLATDRGIGCVVLDYNAMRGIEDDKLRLF; encoded by the coding sequence ATGCGTCTCGTCATCGCCCGCTGCTCCGTGGACTACGCGGGCCGGCTCACGGCCCACCTGCCCTCCGCTCCCCGTCTGATCCTGGTGAAGGCGGACGGGAGCGTGTCTATTCACGCCGACGACAGGGCCTACAAACCGCTCAACTGGATGTCACCGCCCTGCACCCTGAAGGAGGGCGCCGACGACACCGAGGGCGTCTGGACCGTGGTGAACAAGGCGGGCGAAAAACTGATCATCACGATGGAGGAAATCCTCCACGACTCGTCCCATGAACTGGGCGTCGATCCGGGCCTGATCAAGGACGGCGTGGAAGCGCATCTCCAGGAACTGCTCGCTGACCGGATCGAGACCCTCGGCGAGGGCTACACCTTGATCCGCCGCGAGTACTTCACCGCCATCGGCCCGGTCGACATCCTGTGCCGCGACGCCGACGGGCAGACCGTGGCCGTCGAGCTCAAGCGACGCGGCGACATCGACGGCGTGGAGCAGCTGACCCGCTATCTGGAGCTGCTCAACCGCGATCCGCACCTCGCCCCGGTGAAGGGCATCTTCGCCGCCCAGGAGATCAAGCCCCAGGCCCGCGTGCTGGCGACGGACCGCGGGATCGGCTGCGTGGTGCTCGACTACAACGCGATGCGCGGCATCGAGGACGACAAACTCCGGCTGTTCTGA
- a CDS encoding SCO5389 family protein, which yields MSLDVSPALLEQAERGEVDEADFVDCVRTSLPFAWEMISSLVAQLKVDGGEFADNQTPPPDEQARGQLLRALASDAIRGALQRHFGVRLAFQNCHRVAVFPLDASVDDRLARFTSVRGQLLNQSPELRDC from the coding sequence ATGTCGCTCGACGTCTCACCGGCGCTGTTGGAACAGGCCGAGCGAGGCGAGGTCGATGAAGCCGACTTCGTCGACTGCGTCCGGACCTCCCTGCCCTTCGCGTGGGAGATGATCAGCTCGCTGGTGGCTCAGCTGAAGGTCGACGGCGGCGAGTTCGCCGACAACCAGACGCCGCCGCCGGACGAGCAGGCACGTGGTCAGCTGCTGCGTGCGCTCGCAAGTGATGCAATCCGCGGCGCGCTGCAGCGGCACTTCGGGGTGCGTCTGGCATTCCAGAACTGCCACCGCGTCGCGGTGTTCCCGCTGGACGCCTCGGTCGACGACCGACTCGCCCGATTCACCTCGGTGAGGGGTCAGTTGCTCAACCAGTCGCCCGAACTTCGGGACTGCTGA
- a CDS encoding LLM class flavin-dependent oxidoreductase, producing MRVGTFVLAAQFPGQGPGEALHRAIRSAEVAEESGLDSVWLAEHHFVPYGVCPSAVTLAALLLGRTRRIRVGTAVSVLPTQHPVALGEQAALLHLTSGGRFTLGVGRGGPWIDLEVFGGGLEAYERGFPESLGLLLDWLREPRVAGRGERYGFREVAVVPRPDELFDGAGTENPGGPEVVVACTSPKSVRLAAENGLPMLLGMHCGDEEKAEVVALWRTCALAAGRSPESVRQAGHVSAGVAQIADRAEEATETLVKTMPGWLRQGLDAHVTVDGRHRVMRDPVGYTEMLCGIHPVGPPRLAADRLAATAERTGITRFALLVEGSGDLVATEENVARLGTEVLPLLK from the coding sequence ATGCGTGTGGGAACGTTCGTACTGGCAGCCCAGTTCCCGGGGCAGGGGCCGGGAGAAGCGCTGCATCGCGCGATCCGGTCCGCCGAGGTCGCGGAGGAGTCCGGACTCGACTCGGTCTGGCTGGCAGAACACCATTTCGTGCCGTACGGGGTCTGCCCGTCCGCCGTGACACTGGCCGCGCTGCTGCTCGGCCGCACCCGCAGGATCCGGGTGGGCACGGCGGTGAGCGTGCTGCCGACGCAGCATCCGGTCGCGCTCGGCGAGCAGGCCGCGCTGCTGCACCTCACCAGCGGCGGCCGATTCACCCTCGGCGTCGGCCGGGGCGGCCCCTGGATCGACCTGGAAGTGTTCGGCGGCGGCCTGGAGGCCTACGAGAGGGGCTTCCCGGAGTCCCTGGGGCTGTTGCTCGACTGGCTGCGCGAACCGCGTGTGGCGGGCCGCGGGGAGCGTTACGGCTTCCGTGAGGTGGCGGTGGTGCCCCGCCCCGACGAGCTGTTCGACGGGGCGGGCACCGAGAACCCCGGCGGTCCCGAGGTGGTCGTCGCGTGCACCTCGCCGAAGAGCGTGCGGCTCGCCGCCGAGAACGGCCTGCCGATGCTGCTCGGCATGCACTGCGGGGACGAGGAGAAGGCCGAGGTGGTCGCGCTCTGGCGGACCTGCGCGCTGGCCGCGGGCCGCTCGCCGGAGAGTGTGCGGCAGGCCGGGCACGTGTCCGCGGGGGTGGCCCAGATCGCGGACCGCGCCGAGGAAGCCACCGAGACGCTCGTGAAGACGATGCCCGGCTGGCTGCGGCAGGGGCTGGACGCCCATGTGACGGTCGACGGCCGGCACCGGGTGATGCGTGACCCGGTCGGCTACACGGAGATGCTGTGCGGCATTCACCCGGTGGGCCCGCCCCGGCTCGCGGCCGACCGGCTCGCCGCCACGGCCGAGCGCACGGGCATCACCCGCTTCGCGCTCCTGGTCGAGGGTTCGGGCGATCTCGTGGCCACGGAGGAGAACGTAGCGCGACTGGGCACCGAGGTGCTGCCGCTCCTGAAATGA
- a CDS encoding ATP/GTP-binding protein, with translation MSPRRNRPRGGESPTDSARVDGDRYGGGGRAEEWQGEDWCIRPVSGASAAGKRYRCPGCDQEIPSGVPHLVAWPEYGGIDDRRHWHKACWNAKDRRTTRVQRSRNAPRY, from the coding sequence GTGTCCCCGCGCCGCAACCGCCCCCGAGGCGGCGAGAGTCCCACCGACAGCGCGCGCGTGGACGGGGACCGGTACGGCGGTGGAGGGCGCGCGGAGGAGTGGCAGGGCGAGGACTGGTGCATCCGCCCGGTGAGCGGCGCGAGCGCGGCGGGCAAGCGCTACCGGTGCCCCGGCTGCGACCAGGAGATCCCGTCCGGCGTCCCGCACCTGGTGGCCTGGCCCGAGTACGGCGGTATCGACGACCGCAGGCACTGGCACAAGGCGTGCTGGAACGCGAAGGACCGCCGCACCACACGGGTGCAGCGGTCCAGGAACGCGCCTCGGTACTGA
- a CDS encoding ABC transporter permease subunit — MTTPSTPPTPYQQQAYQQPPAPQQNAQADSYVSPIPVRRATLGDAIASEWTKIRSVRSTMWTLGILIVLLLVIGVLSAVAVHLSDADLGSTPVLSLGFFGVLLGSICVITLGVMTIASEYGTGMIRTTMTACPSPGRVLGAKAIVFFLLTFVLTTVMTTVVAVLQTAIVDADTPSGADWLRSTVGVGLYIATLGLLSLAIGALIRHSAGAITVMIGVVLLPLVLAIFMFAQSLAKIQEWLLEYSIPNQLSNFYDTSVTESGPSGWEPLWIMVGLTAVAMGGAYLAMSRRDV; from the coding sequence ATGACAACCCCGTCCACGCCGCCGACGCCGTACCAGCAGCAGGCGTACCAGCAGCCCCCGGCACCGCAGCAGAACGCGCAGGCCGACTCCTACGTCTCGCCGATCCCGGTGCGCCGGGCCACGCTCGGCGACGCGATCGCCTCCGAGTGGACCAAGATCCGTTCGGTGCGCTCCACGATGTGGACGCTCGGCATCCTGATCGTGCTGCTGCTCGTCATCGGCGTGCTCTCCGCGGTCGCCGTCCATCTGTCCGACGCCGACCTGGGCTCCACCCCGGTGCTCAGCCTCGGCTTCTTCGGCGTACTGCTCGGCTCGATCTGTGTGATCACGCTCGGCGTGATGACGATCGCCTCGGAGTACGGCACCGGGATGATCCGTACGACGATGACGGCCTGCCCCAGCCCCGGACGGGTGCTCGGTGCGAAGGCCATCGTCTTCTTCCTGCTCACCTTCGTCCTGACGACCGTGATGACCACGGTCGTCGCGGTGCTCCAGACGGCCATCGTGGACGCCGACACCCCCAGCGGCGCGGACTGGCTGCGCAGCACGGTCGGCGTCGGCCTCTACATCGCGACGCTGGGGCTGCTCTCGCTCGCGATCGGCGCGCTGATCCGGCACTCGGCCGGTGCGATCACCGTCATGATCGGTGTGGTGCTGCTGCCGCTCGTGCTGGCGATCTTCATGTTCGCCCAGTCGCTCGCGAAGATCCAGGAGTGGCTCCTGGAGTACTCGATCCCCAACCAGCTCAGCAATTTCTACGACACCTCGGTCACCGAGTCGGGGCCGTCCGGCTGGGAACCGCTGTGGATCATGGTCGGGCTGACCGCCGTGGCCATGGGCGGCGCCTATCTGGCGATGAGCCGCCGCGACGTCTGA
- a CDS encoding ATP-binding cassette domain-containing protein, whose protein sequence is MIEAVGLTKRYGAKTAVYNLSFQVRPGTVTGFLGPNGSGKSTTMRMMLGLDRPTAGHVTIGGHAYRSLPNAPRQVGALLDAKAVHGGRSARNHLLSLAQLAGIPAARVDEVLGVVGLQDVARKRSSGFSLGMGQRLGIAGALLGDPQVLLFDEPVNGLDPEGILWVRNLMKMLASEGRTVFVSSHLMSEMALTADHLIVIGRGQLLADMNITDFISANSADFARVRVQDNGSEQREKLTATLTEAGGQVMSEPDGALRITGLKLPRISDLAHDSDVRLWELSPHQASLEEAYMRMTQATVDYRSTADQKAGLQPPVPEGGYGQQHPGYAPPQQTVPEVPQQGWYAPPPPGANPYATAPGPGQAPAAPAVPPAPAPAPAAPAAAPADPTARDTSEDPR, encoded by the coding sequence ATGATCGAGGCAGTCGGCCTGACCAAGCGCTATGGCGCGAAGACGGCCGTGTACAACCTTTCCTTCCAGGTGCGGCCGGGCACCGTCACCGGATTCCTCGGTCCCAACGGGTCGGGCAAGTCGACGACCATGCGCATGATGCTCGGCCTGGACCGGCCGACCGCCGGCCATGTGACGATCGGCGGACACGCGTACCGCAGCCTGCCGAACGCGCCGCGCCAGGTGGGCGCGCTGCTGGACGCCAAGGCGGTGCACGGGGGCCGCAGCGCCCGCAACCACCTGCTCTCGCTGGCCCAGCTCGCCGGGATCCCGGCCGCCCGGGTCGACGAGGTGCTCGGTGTCGTCGGCCTTCAGGATGTCGCCCGGAAGCGGTCCAGCGGCTTCTCGCTCGGCATGGGACAGCGGCTGGGCATCGCGGGCGCGCTGCTGGGCGACCCGCAGGTGCTGCTCTTCGACGAGCCGGTCAACGGACTCGACCCGGAGGGCATCCTCTGGGTCCGCAACCTGATGAAGATGCTGGCGTCCGAGGGCCGTACGGTCTTCGTCTCCAGCCACCTCATGAGCGAGATGGCGCTCACCGCCGACCATCTGATCGTGATCGGCCGCGGCCAGCTGCTGGCCGACATGAACATCACGGACTTCATCTCGGCCAACTCGGCCGATTTCGCCCGGGTCCGGGTCCAGGACAACGGGTCCGAGCAGCGGGAGAAGCTCACCGCCACCCTCACCGAGGCGGGCGGCCAGGTCATGTCGGAGCCGGACGGCGCCCTGCGGATCACCGGGCTGAAGCTGCCCCGGATCAGCGATCTGGCCCATGACTCCGACGTACGGCTGTGGGAGCTCTCGCCGCACCAGGCCTCGTTGGAGGAGGCGTACATGCGGATGACGCAGGCCACCGTGGACTACCGCTCGACGGCGGACCAGAAGGCGGGCCTGCAGCCGCCCGTCCCGGAGGGCGGATACGGGCAGCAGCACCCCGGGTACGCGCCGCCTCAGCAGACCGTCCCGGAGGTGCCGCAGCAGGGCTGGTACGCCCCGCCGCCGCCTGGAGCCAACCCGTACGCGACAGCCCCCGGGCCCGGCCAGGCACCGGCGGCGCCCGCCGTCCCCCCCGCCCCCGCCCCCGCCCCGGCAGCACCTGCCGCGGCCCCCGCGGACCCGACCGCGCGCGACACCAGCGAGGACCCCCGATGA